One genomic region from Apodemus sylvaticus chromosome 1, mApoSyl1.1, whole genome shotgun sequence encodes:
- the Tmem252 gene encoding transmembrane protein 252 isoform X1 — protein MQNRTGLILCALSLLTGFLMICLGGFFISNSIFHSQRNLVVAYVLLPMGFVILLSGIFWGTYRQANENKEMFNHVLRQHLAFQDLPLATVDRPDFYPPAYEESLDVEKQACPAGFPPPLYTETSLELEDLEDESDLQAEAPPPYQEIMADAAATRKAQDAEEPSPVLKAGSALQLSELISC, from the exons ATGCAGAACAGGACTGGGCTGATTCTTTGCGCTCTCTCCCTCCTCACAGGCTTCCTGATGATCTGTCTGGGGGGCTTTTTCATCTCCAACTCCATCTTCCACTCCCAGAGGAATCTGGTCGTGGCCTATGTGCTTCTGCCTATGGGCTTTGTGATCCTTCTGAGTGGAATTTTCTGGGGTACCTACCGccaagcaaatgaaaacaaagagatGTTCAACCATGTACTCAGACAGCACCTTGCCTTCCAGGACCTTCCCCTGGCCactgtagacag GCCTGACTTTTATCCCCCGGCTTATGAAGAGAGCCTGGATGTTGAGAAACAGGCCTGCCCTGCAGGATTCCCTCCTCCTCTGTATACAGAGACAAGCCTTGAACTTGAAGACCTTGAAGATGAGAGTGACCTGCAAGCAGAGGCCCCGCCACCCTACCAGGAGATCATGGCAGATGCGGCAGCTACAAGGAAGGCACAGGATGCTGAGGAGCCAAGCCCAGTGCTGAAGGCAGGGAGTGCCCTCCAGCTCTCAGAACTCATCAGCTGCTGA
- the Tmem252 gene encoding transmembrane protein 252 isoform X2 encodes MICLGGFFISNSIFHSQRNLVVAYVLLPMGFVILLSGIFWGTYRQANENKEMFNHVLRQHLAFQDLPLATVDRPDFYPPAYEESLDVEKQACPAGFPPPLYTETSLELEDLEDESDLQAEAPPPYQEIMADAAATRKAQDAEEPSPVLKAGSALQLSELISC; translated from the exons ATGATCTGTCTGGGGGGCTTTTTCATCTCCAACTCCATCTTCCACTCCCAGAGGAATCTGGTCGTGGCCTATGTGCTTCTGCCTATGGGCTTTGTGATCCTTCTGAGTGGAATTTTCTGGGGTACCTACCGccaagcaaatgaaaacaaagagatGTTCAACCATGTACTCAGACAGCACCTTGCCTTCCAGGACCTTCCCCTGGCCactgtagacag GCCTGACTTTTATCCCCCGGCTTATGAAGAGAGCCTGGATGTTGAGAAACAGGCCTGCCCTGCAGGATTCCCTCCTCCTCTGTATACAGAGACAAGCCTTGAACTTGAAGACCTTGAAGATGAGAGTGACCTGCAAGCAGAGGCCCCGCCACCCTACCAGGAGATCATGGCAGATGCGGCAGCTACAAGGAAGGCACAGGATGCTGAGGAGCCAAGCCCAGTGCTGAAGGCAGGGAGTGCCCTCCAGCTCTCAGAACTCATCAGCTGCTGA